A window from Streptomyces sp. NBC_00271 encodes these proteins:
- a CDS encoding SHOCT domain-containing protein, with the protein MFWYDHNVGGWGWFAMSAGTILFWALIITFGVLLYRALAKPGRSSDRSDARPPGPSPEQFLAERFARGEIDEDEYHRRLTVLRETTGCGPRPSQR; encoded by the coding sequence ATGTTCTGGTACGACCACAATGTCGGCGGATGGGGCTGGTTCGCCATGTCCGCCGGCACGATCCTCTTCTGGGCCCTGATCATCACCTTCGGCGTCCTCCTGTACCGCGCCCTGGCGAAGCCGGGAAGGAGCAGTGACCGTTCCGACGCCCGGCCTCCTGGGCCGTCGCCCGAGCAGTTCCTGGCAGAACGCTTCGCCCGGGGAGAGATCGACGAGGACGAATACCACCGCCGTCTGACCGTTTTGCGGGAGACCACTGGATGCGGGCCCCGGCCCAGCCAACGCTGA
- a CDS encoding CBS domain-containing protein has translation MDEGLSVGALMNEAPYSISEDETLLLAWEVVERSGQRHLPVIRQDGCCAGVLDRAELAVACADPAVTLSCRTVRDLVHRRRTVTVHPEESTLRAAAVMTEEHLDALPVTDPQGRLTGLLTAQDYVAAAAGLHEHTESAQETPHARPTLPRLPPRRREREHGIPIP, from the coding sequence GTGGACGAGGGGCTGTCTGTGGGTGCCCTGATGAACGAGGCGCCGTACTCGATCAGCGAGGACGAGACGCTGCTGTTGGCCTGGGAGGTGGTAGAGCGGTCCGGGCAGCGTCATCTGCCGGTGATCCGCCAGGACGGCTGCTGCGCCGGTGTGCTGGACCGCGCCGAGCTCGCCGTCGCCTGCGCGGACCCCGCGGTGACGTTGTCCTGCCGGACGGTGCGCGACCTCGTGCACCGGCGCCGCACGGTCACGGTCCATCCGGAGGAGTCGACGCTCCGCGCTGCAGCCGTGATGACGGAGGAACACCTGGACGCGCTGCCGGTCACCGACCCGCAAGGCCGACTGACCGGCCTGCTCACGGCGCAGGACTACGTGGCCGCCGCTGCTGGTCTGCACGAGCACACTGAGTCGGCGCAGGAGACGCCGCACGCACGGCCTACGCTGCCCAGGCTGCCACCTCGTCGAAGGGAGCGGGAACACGGTATTCCCATCCCTTGA
- a CDS encoding site-2 protease family protein, giving the protein MKGSFQIGRVFGVPLRMHWSVPLLVVLIAYGLGHDTLPAWLPGRSTIVYTFMSLAGAVLLVASLLLHEATHAATARRNNVPVEDVTLWAMGGMTRTGKPGTAPVALAVAASGPMTSLLVGGVALAAGAGLHSVSGWAVPAALLVWLGWANLLLGVLNLLPAVPLDGGRVLHAALWWRTGERDRAELAADRGGQVVGMLLMAVGWLALLRGATGGLWLAFIGLFIAVTAGAERQRAVLTTVLRGVRVSEAMSSPVTTASDWLTVDRFIDEVALRARHSAIPLLDLDARPTGIVQMRTIATVPTDSRATVRVRDVATPLSQLTLAAPDELLNDVLSRVHTQTAMRILVVDGGRLVGIVTPHDLMRLLQQHTLSDATRRSLGQLPG; this is encoded by the coding sequence ATGAAGGGTTCGTTCCAGATCGGCCGGGTGTTCGGGGTGCCGCTGCGCATGCACTGGAGTGTGCCGCTGCTGGTGGTTCTGATCGCATACGGTCTCGGGCACGACACGCTGCCCGCGTGGCTTCCCGGCCGGTCGACCATCGTGTACACGTTCATGAGCCTGGCCGGTGCCGTGCTGCTGGTGGCGAGCCTGCTGCTGCACGAGGCCACGCACGCGGCCACCGCCCGCAGGAACAACGTCCCGGTGGAGGACGTGACCCTCTGGGCCATGGGCGGAATGACCCGCACCGGTAAGCCCGGCACCGCCCCGGTGGCGCTGGCGGTGGCCGCGAGCGGACCCATGACCAGCCTCCTCGTCGGTGGCGTCGCCCTCGCCGCGGGAGCGGGCCTGCACAGCGTCTCCGGCTGGGCGGTACCCGCGGCCCTCCTCGTCTGGCTGGGCTGGGCCAACCTGCTGCTCGGTGTGCTCAACCTGCTGCCCGCCGTGCCGCTCGACGGGGGCCGCGTACTGCACGCCGCTCTGTGGTGGCGCACCGGGGAGCGCGACCGCGCCGAGCTGGCGGCCGATCGGGGCGGCCAGGTCGTCGGGATGCTGCTGATGGCCGTCGGCTGGCTGGCCTTGCTGCGCGGGGCGACCGGCGGTCTGTGGCTGGCCTTCATCGGCCTGTTCATCGCCGTCACCGCCGGCGCCGAACGACAACGGGCCGTCCTCACCACGGTGCTGCGCGGAGTGCGGGTGTCCGAGGCCATGTCCAGTCCGGTGACCACGGCATCCGACTGGCTGACCGTGGACCGGTTCATCGACGAGGTCGCGCTGCGAGCCCGTCACTCGGCGATACCGTTGCTCGACCTGGACGCCCGCCCCACCGGGATCGTCCAGATGCGCACCATCGCCACCGTGCCGACCGACAGCCGGGCGACGGTGCGCGTACGCGACGTGGCCACGCCCCTGTCGCAACTCACCCTGGCCGCCCCGGACGAACTGCTCAACGACGTTCTCTCACGGGTGCACACGCAGACCGCGATGCGGATCCTGGTCGTCGACGGCGGGCGCCTCGTGGGAATCGTCACCCCGCACGACCTGATGCGACTGCTCCAGCAGCACACGCTGAGCGACGCCACACGGCGCTCCCTCGGTCAGCTGCCGGGGTGA
- a CDS encoding CBS domain-containing protein, whose amino-acid sequence MSGLERDSVERQARKVVPGFGWRPGEENRQDLMLRYLSAVATASAARAGEQPSRPSRPKEPRPLLDEDKSAPATPRVREVMSVPAVSVPGETPFLEIVRTLSREHLGAVPVVDADDRVIGVVSESDLLAKAAAQVAVPHPGPIRRLREHRLYEKGRGETAATLMTSPAITVAPGTTVADAAWLAARSRLKRLPVVDHKDRLVGVVSRIDLVRALVRDDTKIREEIETRIIRQDFLLDPDAFEVTVENGVVSVRGEVDGSLIPELLESIEEIDDVVEVSEHLTAH is encoded by the coding sequence ATGAGTGGACTCGAACGTGATTCCGTGGAGCGGCAGGCGCGGAAGGTCGTGCCCGGATTCGGCTGGAGGCCCGGCGAGGAGAACCGTCAGGACCTGATGCTGCGCTATCTCAGCGCCGTGGCCACCGCTTCCGCGGCGCGCGCCGGCGAGCAGCCTTCTCGCCCCTCTCGCCCGAAGGAGCCGCGACCCCTCCTCGACGAGGACAAGTCGGCCCCCGCCACCCCACGTGTGCGCGAGGTGATGAGCGTGCCGGCCGTCTCCGTACCGGGCGAAACACCCTTCCTGGAGATCGTCCGGACACTGTCCCGTGAGCACCTCGGCGCCGTGCCGGTGGTCGACGCCGACGACCGGGTGATCGGCGTGGTCTCCGAGTCCGACCTGCTGGCCAAGGCGGCGGCGCAAGTGGCGGTCCCTCACCCCGGTCCGATTCGCCGGCTCCGGGAGCACCGCCTGTACGAGAAGGGCCGCGGGGAGACCGCGGCCACCCTCATGACCTCCCCGGCGATCACGGTCGCTCCCGGCACGACGGTGGCCGACGCCGCCTGGCTGGCCGCGCGTTCGCGCCTCAAGCGGCTACCGGTCGTCGATCACAAGGACCGGCTGGTGGGCGTGGTGAGCCGGATCGACCTGGTACGGGCTCTGGTGCGCGACGACACGAAGATCCGCGAGGAGATCGAGACCCGGATCATCCGGCAGGACTTCCTTCTCGATCCAGACGCCTTCGAGGTGACCGTGGAGAACGGCGTGGTCAGCGTGAGGGGCGAGGTGGACGGATCGCTCATCCCGGAGCTGCTCGAATCCATCGAGGAGATCGACGACGTGGTCGAGGTCTCCGAACATCTCACGGCGCACTGA
- a CDS encoding V-type ATPase 116kDa subunit family protein has protein sequence MPRPEVARPVRMQRVALVAPQATFRDALVRIAEAGNVEIDRIDDPAHAAPGPAARRLQRLRPQSADAVLCAAPPDLDALEQAGRADLLAGEAQLEERIAGAVRRGTVAALAGWCPAAEVHPTAARLTDIGGVLVPLPTPGGTDPPTLLRFAGPVRRSFAPLVRTYGTVPYADVDPTLPAGIVYVVMFGVMFGDAGHGGLLLLAALLLYLGRPRRLAPLRRLWPFVAGAGLASTLAGIAYGEFFGPTGVLPVLWLNPLDQPMRLLAAAVALGAVLLALSYGVGIVNRWREGGPANALYAASGIAGAALFLGLALLVAGAHLGRAAYALGGGALALTGLALAGSGLFTASAGGVGGAVQTSVQLFDVVVRIGSNVVSFARLAAFGLTHAALGEIVWHGTTGLADRGPVALLMAVLVFTVGNALAFALEALVAGVQALRLEFYELFSRVFETQGRPFRPWQVPVQHTPVPHTEVAS, from the coding sequence ATGCCCCGGCCTGAGGTCGCGCGGCCGGTCCGTATGCAGCGCGTCGCGCTCGTCGCGCCGCAGGCGACTTTTCGCGACGCGCTGGTCCGCATCGCCGAGGCGGGCAATGTCGAGATCGACCGGATCGACGACCCGGCACACGCGGCACCGGGTCCGGCCGCCCGCCGTCTTCAGCGACTGCGTCCCCAGTCCGCCGACGCCGTTCTGTGCGCGGCTCCGCCGGACCTCGACGCTCTTGAACAGGCCGGTCGTGCCGACCTGCTGGCGGGCGAGGCACAGCTGGAGGAACGGATCGCCGGCGCGGTACGACGCGGGACCGTGGCGGCCCTCGCAGGCTGGTGCCCGGCCGCCGAGGTGCACCCCACAGCCGCACGGCTCACCGACATCGGAGGCGTCCTGGTGCCGCTGCCGACCCCCGGCGGTACCGACCCTCCGACGCTGCTGCGCTTCGCCGGACCGGTGCGTCGCTCCTTCGCCCCGCTGGTGCGCACCTACGGGACCGTTCCCTACGCGGATGTCGATCCGACCCTGCCCGCGGGGATCGTCTACGTGGTGATGTTCGGCGTGATGTTCGGTGACGCGGGACACGGGGGGCTGTTGCTCCTCGCCGCCCTGCTGCTGTATCTCGGCCGACCCCGCCGGCTCGCGCCGCTGCGGCGGCTGTGGCCGTTCGTGGCCGGAGCCGGGCTGGCCAGCACGCTGGCGGGCATCGCGTACGGGGAGTTCTTCGGTCCGACCGGCGTGCTTCCGGTGCTCTGGCTGAACCCGCTGGACCAGCCGATGCGGCTGCTCGCCGCCGCGGTCGCGCTCGGCGCCGTACTCCTGGCGCTGTCGTATGGAGTGGGGATCGTGAACCGCTGGCGGGAGGGCGGCCCCGCGAACGCCCTGTATGCCGCGTCGGGCATCGCCGGTGCTGCGCTCTTCCTCGGTCTCGCCTTGCTCGTCGCCGGTGCCCACCTGGGCCGCGCCGCCTACGCGCTGGGAGGCGGCGCGCTCGCGCTCACCGGTCTCGCGCTGGCGGGCTCAGGACTGTTCACGGCCTCGGCGGGCGGGGTCGGCGGGGCCGTACAGACCAGCGTCCAGCTCTTCGACGTCGTGGTGCGCATCGGCTCGAACGTGGTCTCCTTCGCACGGTTGGCGGCCTTCGGGCTCACCCATGCCGCGCTGGGCGAGATCGTGTGGCACGGCACGACAGGGCTGGCCGACAGGGGACCGGTGGCACTGCTCATGGCCGTGCTCGTGTTCACCGTCGGCAATGCCCTCGCCTTCGCGCTGGAGGCGCTGGTGGCCGGGGTGCAGGCGCTGCGGCTGGAGTTCTACGAACTGTTCTCCCGGGTCTTCGAGACCCAGGGCCGCCCGTTCCGTCCCTGGCAGGTTCCCGTGCAGCACACACCCGTACCGCACACGGAGGTGGCGTCGTGA
- a CDS encoding ATP synthase subunit C: MIAWLIALPVVVAAFLGTRLLLQRRGRAAVRLLVGADAALLVGALALLTVTLSGAPAQASGSQAAAQTSGSGSAALIGAAIAVAGASIGAAIAVAYTGAAALAALSERPELFGRAMVIVGLAEGIAIYGLVVAIILIGKA, encoded by the coding sequence GTGATCGCCTGGCTCATCGCCCTGCCCGTCGTCGTGGCGGCCTTCCTCGGCACGCGCCTGCTGCTGCAGCGGCGCGGCCGGGCCGCCGTCCGGCTGCTCGTCGGCGCCGACGCGGCTCTGCTCGTCGGCGCACTGGCGCTGCTGACCGTGACCCTGAGCGGCGCCCCCGCCCAGGCATCGGGCAGCCAGGCCGCCGCCCAGACCTCGGGTTCCGGCTCGGCGGCTCTGATCGGGGCCGCGATCGCGGTGGCCGGGGCGTCGATCGGCGCGGCCATCGCGGTCGCCTACACCGGCGCGGCCGCGCTGGCGGCCTTGAGCGAACGGCCCGAGTTGTTCGGGCGGGCGATGGTCATCGTCGGACTCGCGGAGGGCATCGCCATCTACGGCCTCGTCGTCGCGATCATCCTCATCGGGAAGGCGTGA
- a CDS encoding V-type ATP synthase subunit F — MAAIGERTRVSGLALAGVTVLVAEEPESVHRAWQDLPLDVALVIVTPAAADTLGPALLDGARTLTAVLPVLPV, encoded by the coding sequence GTGGCAGCCATCGGAGAGCGGACCCGGGTGTCGGGACTGGCCCTGGCCGGTGTGACCGTCCTGGTCGCCGAGGAACCGGAGTCCGTGCACCGGGCGTGGCAGGACCTGCCGCTGGACGTCGCCCTGGTGATCGTCACCCCGGCCGCCGCCGACACCCTCGGCCCCGCGCTGCTGGACGGCGCCCGAACGCTCACAGCTGTACTGCCGGTGCTGCCGGTATGA
- a CDS encoding V-type ATP synthase subunit E, with translation MRPPAHVADSALEPVRERLLRSARADAEELLARTDRETEALLEGARAQAAAILEDARRQGEADAAQGRAAVLTRVRRTLRARELDIRRQAYEELCRSTAERVGGLRQRPDYPAMRDRLARRARQLLGPDCEVAEDPSGGIVARAPGRRADCTLDALAARALDRLGAETETLWAP, from the coding sequence ATGAGGCCCCCGGCCCACGTCGCGGACTCCGCCCTCGAACCGGTGCGGGAGCGGCTGCTGCGCTCGGCCCGCGCGGACGCGGAGGAACTGCTCGCCCGCACGGATCGGGAGACCGAAGCACTGCTGGAGGGCGCCCGGGCCCAGGCCGCCGCGATCCTCGAGGACGCCCGCCGGCAGGGCGAGGCCGACGCGGCTCAAGGCCGTGCCGCGGTGCTCACCAGGGTTCGCAGGACCCTACGAGCCCGCGAACTCGACATCCGGCGGCAGGCCTACGAGGAGTTGTGCCGCAGCACCGCGGAACGGGTCGGGGGACTGCGGCAAAGGCCTGACTACCCGGCCATGCGCGACCGGCTGGCCCGACGTGCCCGGCAGCTCCTCGGACCGGACTGCGAGGTCGCCGAGGACCCCTCGGGAGGCATCGTGGCCCGGGCGCCGGGCCGCCGGGCCGACTGCACCCTGGATGCCCTGGCCGCCCGTGCCCTGGACCGGCTCGGCGCGGAGACGGAGACCCTGTGGGCACCGTGA